A section of the Hemibagrus wyckioides isolate EC202008001 linkage group LG04, SWU_Hwy_1.0, whole genome shotgun sequence genome encodes:
- the LOC131352314 gene encoding spectrin beta chain, non-erythrocytic 4-like isoform X3: protein MANAATDLDNAEAQRQLNNNNRPSSTGFWESETTSAKLFECSRIKALADERDAVQKKTFTKWVNSHLARVSCRISDLYNDLRDGYMLTRLLEVLSGELLPRPTRGRMRIHCLENVDKALQFLKEQRVHLENVGSHDIVDGNHRLTLGLIWTIILRFQIQVIKIETEDNRETRSAKDALLLWCQMKTAGYPEVNIHNFTTCWRDGLAFNALIHRHRPDLIEFHKLTRSNATHNLQQAFNIAEQSLGLTKLLDPEDVNTENPDEKSIITYVVSYYHYFSKMKALIVEGKRIGKVLDNAIEAEKIIQRYEALASDLLEWIEKTISIISNQKFANSLTGVQQQLQAFTTYCTIEKPIKFQEKGNLEVLLFTIQSKLRANNQKPYVPNDGKLISDINKAWERLEKAEHERGVALRKELIRQEKLELLAQRFDHKTTMRQAWLNENQRLVSQDNFGYDLPAVEAAMKKHEAIEADISSYEERMGAVVELAMEMESEGYYDIRRIMARKDNILKQWDLLKELVTARKTRLEKNLALQKTFQEMVYMIDWMEEMQMKLLSKDFGKHLLEVEDLLQKHTLQEADIAVQAERVQTLNAAALKFTTIDGYQPCDPQVICNRVSHVSTCLEELKQLASKRRSELDDSRELWVFFQEVEECDCWMREKISILNTQSCGKDLSSVLKLLQKHKSLAGELLARRALLQQTMKKGKQIVTQKRLHSAGINDRLMEVKEDWKRLEDQAAMRLGHLQEALDFFQFSAEMDDQLAWLQDAYRLVSSDDFGHDEFSTQSLLKKHIRVREEVDKHRQNVVALRKHAVVLPLHYGELEEVKERIQEVERVYSEVAEVAVMRQQWLNDALAVYRMFSEVNACELWIDEKEKWLNKMDVPERLEDVEVVAHRFESLDQEMNSLMGRILDVNLIVQQLLDGAHPSSTEVRGCQDHLNSRWNHLVELVEQKKDHLDSILRIQNYLLECSEIKSQIQEKRKAIDATQYSGSDLGSVLALQRRLSTMEGALAVLEPKLIHLQQEAEDLTTTEPHNAEEILIPFEGVSVEWDELKRTLQGCEDSLTVAGRLQQFIQDLDSFLTWMVQKQTEAASNELPESLDEAERLINLHAALNEEIRSYEEDFERLQAVRELLDSEDSLVANAALHQWLQKLSAGWNKLLQMWESRRDELVQAHIYHLFMKDVKQAEAFLNNQESSLAHVELPTTVETVEAAIKKHKDFSMAMELNLHRIKAVIEAGESLISQNNIYSERIRDRVDLLITRGNQNREVAQQWLRKLTDQWELQRFLQECHELGDWVMEKMLMVRDSTCDDTQQLHKKWLKHQTFMAELTQNKEWLDKIQEEGERLMAEKPELSATVQQKLSEIRECWLELENSTQTKALQLFENDRAQQIAQNYSRLNERVKQLELQLIHCDHGHDLTSVNKQLKKLQMMERQMEEWCNEVCDLQLQSSSLPEEYVMTDTVSEHQAEVEARIIRLIEHLKERRRILLASKEVHQVRRDLQDEILWVQERLPLATSQETGSSLQAVQQLMKKNQSLQRELESHRGHLEEVMDRANMFSSVRTTEAECVSALMEDLQSLWGALWAETERKQLHLDSMYQAQQYYSDIAEVEAWLSEQELHMMNEEKGKDELSTLQLLKKQLSLEQTIEDYAETIGLLSQQCRQLLELGHPDSEQISKRQSQIDRLYVSLKDLVDERKCRLEQQYWLFQLHREVEELEQWIAEREISASSTELGQDYEHVTVLQENFTEFASETGSVGQERVTAVNQMVDELIDYGHADAAIIAEWKDGVNESWAELMELMETRAQMLAASHQLHKFFSDCREVITQIADKHRRLPEVRDCQDGTTNTSSLQRLMNTFEQDIQLLVTQVRQLQENAAQLRTVYAGEKAEAIAMQEYEVMQAWKELIMSCEECRVQITTASDKLRFFSVVRDQLIWMDSIICQIGTGEKPRDVSSVEVLMNYHQSLKSEVEARNKSMVQCIEMGKTLLAARNPASEEIKEKLEKVLSKQRELTEKWDKHWQELQHMLEVHQFAQEAAVAESWLSSQEAFLVSQELGGSVDEVEQLIHRHEAFRKAATAWEERFSSLRRLTTVEKMKAEQSKLPPTPLLGRKVFLDPQDSSPARSSPSSLHKQTIYEQGDYWSERNMAQPSPPPGPRRIGPTVANYTPIVSAPATSRIQEARTTSVLGVAAGLGMPTELKSTPTKPIRETVRPQIDVNVMAEVVLQEPGCSGGSRSELQVEQQRPHVKDLRIERQLSNEQLIQARRDELPQEVWRERAERERRLERQTSSEQEVYETRRRDRHRLERQESSEHETAREPSDRRSGGGEKRSTLADIVEQLQEREAAQARGEIPRLPNGFPEKSSRPDRPRARDRPKPRRRPRPKDGAQGETRRSRSAPAQSSSSVPQPPSHHAQREGFLFRKLDIESQKKSSNR, encoded by the exons ATGGCTAATGCTGCTACAGATCTGGACAATGCAGAAGCCCAGCGacaactaaacaacaacaaccggCCCAGCAGCACAGGATTCTGGGAAAGTGAAACCACTAGTGCTAAACTGTTTGAATGTTCACGTATTAAAGCACTAGCAG ATGAAAGGGATGCAGTGCAGAAGAAAACTTTCACTAAGTGGGTGAACTCTCACCTGGCTCGCGTCTCCTGCCGCATCTCTGACCTCTATAATGATCTGAGAGATGGGTACATGCTCACCAGGCTGCTGGAAGTGCTTTCAGGAGAATTACTG CCCCGACCGACAAGAGGCAGAATGCGAATACACTGTCTGGAGAATGTGGACAAAGCCCTGCAGTTCCTTAAAGAACAGAGAGTTCATCTGGAGAACGTTGGATCTCATGATATTGTTGATGGCAACCATCGCCTTACACTCGGTCTCATTTGGACCATTATCCTTCGCTTCCAG ATCCAAGTGATTAAAATTGAGACAGAGGACAACAGGGAGACACGCTCGGCCAAAGATGCGCTGTTACTGTGGTGCCAGATGAAAACAGCAGG GTATCCTGAAGTAAACATTCACAACTTCACCACATGCTGGAGAGATGGATTGGCATTTAATGCCCTTATTCATCGACACAG GCCTGATTTGATCGAATTTCACAAGCTGACCAGATCGAATGCTACACACAACTTGCAGCAAGCCTTCAATATCGCAGAGCAGAGTCTCGGACTCACTAAACTTCTTGATCCGGAGG ATGTGAACACTGAGAATCCAGATGAGAAGTCTATTATAACATACGTTGTTTCCTACTACCACTACTTCTCCAAAATGAAAGCTCTTATAGTAGAGGGCAAAAGAATTGGAAAG GTGTTGGATAACGCCATAGAAGCTGAGAAGATTATTCAGCGTTATGAAGCTCTGGCCTCAGATCTGCTTGAGTGGATTGAAAAAACCATTAGCATCATTAGCAACCAGAAGTTTGCTAACTCTCTGACAGGAGTGCAGCAACAGCTGCAGGCTTTCACAACCTACTGCACCATTGAGAAGCCTATAAA ATTCCAAGAGAAGGGGAACCTTGAGGTGCTGCTCTTTACCATCCAAAGCAAACTTAGAGCCAACAACCAGAAGCCATATGTGCCTAATGATGGAAAGCTTATTTCTGACATCAACAAG gCATGGGAAAGGCTAGAGAAGGCAGAGCATGAAAGGGGTGTGGCTTTAAGGAAAGAGCTGATTCGTCAGGAGAAACTGGAGCTACTTGCTCAGCGATTTGATCACAAGACCACCATGAGGCAGGCGTGGCTTAACGAGAACCAGAGGCTTGTTTCCCAG GATAATTTTGGCTATGATCTGCCAGCAGTGGAGGCAGCAATGAAAAAGCATGAGGCGATCGAGGCGGACATTTCGTCATATGAGGAACGCATGGGTGCTGTGGTGGAGCTGGCCATGGAGATGGAGAGTGAAGGATATTATGACATCAGACGCATTATGGCTAGGAAAGACAACATTCTAAAACAATGGGATCTACTGAAAGAGCTTGTAACAGCTAGAAAAACACGACTGGAGAAAAACCTAGCACTGCAAAAAACCTTCCAGGAGATGGTCTACATGATTGACTGGATGGAGGAAATGCAG ATGAAACTGCTCTCTAAAGACTTTGGGAAACACCTGCTGGAGGTGGAGGACCTCCTGCAGAAACACACGTTACAGGAGGCAGATATCGCTGTACAGGCAGAGCGTGTGCAAACACTTAATGCGGCTGCACTTAAATTCACCACCATTGATG GATACCAGCCATGTGACCCTCAGGTGATCTGTAATCGTGTCAGTCATGTAAGCACTTGTCTGGAGGAACTGAAACAACTAGCATCAAAACGACGCTCTGAGCTAGATGATTCTCGTGAGCTCTGGGTTTTCTTCCAAGAAGTAGAAGAGTGTGACTGCTGGATGCGCGAGAAGATCTCAATTCTGAACACACAGAGCTGTGGGAAAGATCTGAGCAGCGTTTTGAAGCTCCTGCAGAAGCACAAGAGCCTAGCTGGTGAGCTGTTAGCTCGACGTGCACTCCTCCAGCAGACTATGAAAAAGGGGAAGCAAATTGTCACGCAAAAACGGTTGCACTCAGCAGGGATAAATGACAGGCTGATGGAGGTGAAGGAAGATTGGAAAAGACTAGAAGATCAAGCTGCAATGAGACTTGGCCACCTGCAGGAGGCACTGGATTTCTTTCAGTTTAGTGCTGAAATGGATGATCAGCTAGCGTGGCTTCAAGATGCCTACAGGCTTGTCTCCAGCGACGATTTTGGTCATGATGAGTTTTCTACTCAGTCGCTGCTCAAGAAACATATCCGTGTACGTGAGGAGGTGGACAAGCACCGGCAAAATGTTGTAGCACTCCGTAAACATGCAGTAGTGTTGCCACTACATTATGGAGAGCTAGAGGAAGTGAAGGAAAGGATACAGGAAGTGGAACGTGTGTATAGTGAAGTGGCAGAGGTTGCGGTGATGCGGCAGCAGTGGCTGAATGATGCTCTTGCTGTCTACCGCATGTTCAGCGAAGTGAACGCGTGTGAGCTGTGGATtgatgaaaaggaaaaatggCTGAACAAAATGGACGTTCCTGAGAGACTTGAGGATGTTGAGGTGGTTGCTCACAG GTTTGAGAGCCTGGACCAGGAGATGAACAGCTTAATGGGAAGGATCCTGGATGTAAATCTTATTGTTCAGCAGCTCCTGGATGGTGCTCATCCCAGTTCTACAGAGGTCAGAGGGTGTCAGGATCACTTGAACAGCAG GTGGAACCATCTGGTAGAGCTGGTTGAGCAGAAGAAGGATCATTTGGACTCAATCCTTCGCATCCAGAATTATTTACTTGAGTGCAGTGAGATTAAATCCCAAATTCAGGAAAAACGCAAAGCCATTGATGCTACGCAATATTCAGGCAGCGATTTGGGTAGCGTCTTAGCGCTTCAGCGGCGTTTGTCCACTATGGAGGGAGCTCTTGCTGTTCTAGAGCCCAAACTCATCCATCTGCAGCAGGAAGCAGAAGACCTCACAACCACCGAGCCACATAATGCAGAGGAGATCTTGATTCCCtttgagggtgtgagtgtggaATGGGATGAATTGAAACGTACGCTTCAGGGTTGTGAGGATTCCTTGACTGTAGCTGGCCGGCTGCAGCAGTTTATTCAGGATTTGGATTCTTTCTTGACGTGGATGGTGCAAAAACAAACGGAAGCGGCATCAAATGAGCTGCCCGAGTCTTTGGATGAGGCTGAGAGGCTCATCAACCTCCACGCAGCGCTTAACGAAGAAATTCGCAGCTATGAGGAGGATTTTGAGCGGCTACAGGCTGTGAGGGAGCTGTTGGACTCAGAAGACAGTCTAGTAGCGAATGCTGCACTGCACCAGTGGCTCCAAAAACTTAGCGCAGGTTGGAACAAGCTGCTACAGATGTGGGAGAGCAGAAGGGATGAGTTAGTGCAGGCACACATCTACCATCTTTTCATGAAAGATGTCAAGCAGGCTGAGGCCTTTCTCAACAACCAG GAATCCTCATTGGCACATGTCGAACTCCCTACTACAGTGGAAACAGTGGAAGCAGCCATTAAGAAACATAAAGATTTCAGCATGGCGATGGAGCTCAATCTGCACCGGATTAAAGCTGTGATTGAGGCAGGAGAGAGTCTAATCAGCCAGAACAACATCTACTCTGAGCGCATCCGAGACCGAGTGGATTTACTCATTACCAG AGGGAATCAGAACCGTGAAGTGGCTCAGCAGTGGCTCAGAAAACTTACGGATCAGTGGGAGCTGCAGAGATTCTTGCAGGAGTGTCatgag CTGGGTGACTGGGTGATGGAGAAGATGCTAATGGTACGTGACTCTACTTGTGATGACACTCAGCAACTGCATAAGAAGTGGCTGAAGCACCAAACATTCATGGCTGAACTCACACAGAACAAAGAGTGGCTCGACAAAATTCAAGAg GAAGGTGAGCGGCTAATGGCGGAGAAACCGGAGCTGAGTGCCACAGTTCAGCAGAAGCTTAGTGAGATCCGTGAGTGTTGGCTAGAGCTGGAAAACTCAACGCAGACCAAAGCGCTTCAGCTGTTTGAGAACGACCGTGCGCAGCAGATCGCTCAAAATTACTCTCGGCTAAATGAACGTGTGAAACAGCTGGAGCTGCAGCTAATCCACTGTGACCACGGCCACGACCTCACCTCTGTCAACAAGCAGCTCAAAAAGCTTCAG ATGATGGAACGACAAATGGAGGAGtggtgtaatgaagtgtgtgatCTGCAGCTGCAGTCTTCGTCTCTCCCAGAGGAGTATGTGATGACAGACACGGTGTCTGAGCATCAGGCTGAAGTGGAGGCACGGATCATACGTCTGATCGAGCATCTGAAGGAGAGACGAAGAATCCTGCTTGCCTCCAAGGAGGTGCACCAAGTGCGCCGTGACCTGCAGGATGAAATT CTGTGGGTGCAAGAGCGCCTTCCACTAGCTACATCACAGGAAACTGGGAGTAGTTTACAGGCCGTGCAGCAGCTCATGAAGAAAAATCAG AGTCTGCAAAGAGAGCTGGAGAGCCACCGGGGGCATTTAGAAGAGGTGATGGATCGAGCGAATATGTTCTCATCGGTGCGCACGACTGAGGCAGAGTGTGTGAGCGCATTAATGGAGGATCTCCAAAGCCTGTGGGGGGCACTGTGGGCTGAGACCGAGCGAAAACAACTGCACTTAGACTCTATGTATCAAGCTCAACAGTACTACAGCGACATTGCAGAGGTGGAGGCGTGGCTCAGTGAACAGGAGCTGCATATGATGAATGAGGAGAAAGGAAAG GATGAACTGAGTACTCTGCAGCTGTTGAAAAAACAGTTATCTTTGGAGCAGACGATCGAAGATTATGCTGAAACTATTGGCCTTTTATCACAACAGTGCAGACAACTACTGGAGCTTGGCCATCCTGACAG TGAACAGATCAGTAAACGCCAGTCTCAAATCGACCGGCTCTATGTGTCTTTGAAGGACTTGGTAGATGAGCGGAAGTGCCGGTTGGAGCAGCAGTACTGGCTCTTTCAACTCCACAGAGAggtggaagaactggagcagTGGATTGCTGAGCGCGAGATCTCAGCCAGCTCCACCGAGCTTGGGCAGGACTATGAACATGTCACG GTCCTTCAGGAAAATTTCACTGAGTTTGcctcagagacaggaagtgtggGTCAGGAGCGAGTGACGGCTGTTAATCAGATGGTGGATGAGTTGATTGATTATGGCCATGCAGATGCTGCCATCATTGCTGAGTGGAAAGACGGAGTGAATGAATCATGGGCTGAACTGATGGAGCTGATGGAAACCAGAGCACAAATGCTAGCTGCGTCACACCAGCTTCATAAATTCTTTTCCGACTGCAGAGAG gtaatAACACAAATAGCTGATAAACACCGGAGATTACCGGAAGTTAGGGATTGCCAGGATGGTACAACAAACACTAGCTCACTTCAGAGACTCATGAACACATTTGAACAGGACATCCAGCTATTGGTTACACAG GTGAGACAGTTACAGGAAAATGCCGCTCAGCTCCGTACCGTTTACGCAGGAGAGAAGGCAGAAGCTATTGCCATGCAGGAATATGAAGTGATGCAAGCATGGAAGGAGCTGATCATGTCCTGCGAGGAATGCCGTGTGCAGATTACCACTGCATCTGATAAACTGCGATTTTTCAGTGTAGTGCGTGATCAGTTGATATGGATGGACAGCATCATCTGTCAGATAGGGACAGGGGAGAAACCCAG GGATGTCTCCTCTGTCGAGGTGCTCATGAACTACCATCAGAGCCTGAAGAGTGAAGTTGAAGCACGAAATAAGAGCATGGTGCAATGTATTGAGATGGGAAAGACACTGCTGGCTGCAAGAAACCCAGCATCGGAGGAG ATTAAAGAGAAACTGGAGAAAGTTCTGTCCAAACAGAGAGAGCTGACAGAGAAATGGGATAAACACTGGCAGGAACTACAGCACA TGTTGGAGGTTCATCAGTTTGCTCAGGAAGCGGCAGTGGCTGAGTCCTGGCTCTCATCTCAGGAGGCATTCCTGGTCAGTCAGGAACTCGGTGGCAGCGTAGATGAAGTAGAGCAACTCATTCACCGACACGAGGCCTTCAGGAAAGCAGCCACAGCCTGGGAAGAGAGATTCAGCTCATTACGCAGGCTTACTACG GTGGAGAAGATGAAAGCAGAGCAAAGCAAGCTGCCTCCAACCCCTTTGCTCGGTCGCAAGGTATTTCTGGACCCCCAAGATTCATCTCCAGCACGTAGCAGCCCTTCATCACTTCACAAACAGACCATTTACGAACAGGGGGACTACTGGAGTGAACGAAACATGGCTCAGCCATCTCCACCACCCGGACCTCGGAGAATTGGCCCCACAGTAGCAAACTACACACCAATTGTAAGTGCACCAGCCACGTCCCGAATCCAGGAGGCAAGAACTACAAGTGTCCTGGGGGTCGCTGCAGGTCTTGGAATGCCCACAGAACTTAAAAGTACTCCGACAAAACCAATTCGCGAGACAGTGCGCCCTCAAATAGATGTGAATGTAATGGCAGAAGTAGTGCTTCAGGAGCCTGGATGCAGTGGAGGCAGTCGCTCGGAATTGCAGGTGGAGCAGCAACGTCCTCATGTGAAGGACTTGCGCATAGAACGTCAGCTTTCTAACGAACAGCTGATTCAGGCCAGGAGAGATGAGCTTCCACAAGAAGTATGGAGGGAAAgggcggagagagagaggaggctagagagacagacatcCAGTGAACAGGAAGTGTATGAAACTCGGAGAAGAGACCGGCATCGGCTTGAGAGACAAGAAAGCAGCGAACATGAGACAGCCAGAGAACCATCAGATAGACGATCAGGAGGAGG AGAGAAACGGTCTACCTTAGCTGACATTGTGGAACAGCTTCAAGAAAGAGAAGCTGCACAG